A portion of the Aquicoccus sp. G2-2 genome contains these proteins:
- a CDS encoding arginyltransferase: protein MRHTLPIAPQFYVTAPQPCPYLEGRMERKLFTALQGEAATKLNDTLSKQGFRRSQNVLYRPSCADCAACLSARIRVADFAPSRSQRRVLKRNAHLARRASSPWATEDQYDLFRRYLDSRHADGGMADMDVFEFAAMIEETPIRSRIIEYAPEHGPLTAVCLTDVLDDGLSMVYSFFDPDLAKNSLGTHIILDHIAIAREAGLPYVYLGYWVPGSPKMDYKANYSGLEVYKAGEWQDMRDPQAFEADSHPLSTDPIAEQVANISLPDLRR, encoded by the coding sequence ATGCGCCACACCCTTCCAATTGCCCCTCAATTCTATGTGACAGCCCCACAGCCCTGCCCTTATCTTGAGGGCCGGATGGAGCGTAAGCTGTTCACTGCATTACAAGGCGAAGCCGCCACCAAACTTAACGATACGCTTTCCAAGCAAGGCTTCCGGCGGTCCCAAAACGTGCTCTACCGCCCGTCTTGTGCCGATTGTGCCGCCTGCCTGTCGGCGCGCATCCGGGTGGCGGATTTTGCACCGTCCCGCTCTCAACGTCGGGTGCTAAAACGCAACGCCCACCTTGCGCGGCGCGCCAGCAGCCCTTGGGCCACCGAAGATCAATACGATCTTTTCCGGCGTTACCTCGATAGCCGTCACGCCGATGGCGGTATGGCCGATATGGACGTGTTTGAATTTGCAGCGATGATCGAAGAAACCCCGATTCGCTCGCGCATCATCGAATACGCCCCCGAACATGGGCCGCTCACCGCCGTCTGCCTGACCGACGTGCTCGATGACGGGCTGTCGATGGTCTATTCCTTCTTCGACCCCGATCTGGCGAAGAATTCTCTCGGCACCCACATCATTCTTGATCATATCGCGATCGCCCGCGAGGCCGGTCTGCCTTATGTCTATCTCGGCTACTGGGTGCCTGGCTCACCAAAGATGGATTATAAAGCGAACTATTCGGGGCTTGAGGTCTATAAGGCTGGCGAATGGCAGGACATGCGCGATCCGCAAGCCTTTGAGGCCGATAGCCATCCGCTCTCGACCGACCCGATTGCCGAGCAGGTCGCCAATATCTCGCTCCCCGATTTGCGGCGCTGA
- a CDS encoding RDD family protein, protein MSTTWHLPDPDSQAEFYADVPLKRLLAFVIDSLLLLVATLAIGLLTFGVGLLFAVPLWWFLNLAYRSISLARWSATPAMRLLAIEFRTNRGARLDQVEAFLHSLGFVMSCTFFPLQLLSILLMGLSPRGQGLSDHLMGTFALNRRAVS, encoded by the coding sequence ATGAGCACAACCTGGCACCTCCCCGACCCCGACTCTCAGGCAGAGTTTTACGCCGATGTCCCGCTCAAGCGTCTGCTTGCGTTCGTCATCGACAGCCTGCTTTTGCTTGTTGCAACCCTTGCCATCGGGCTTCTCACCTTCGGGGTCGGCCTGCTTTTTGCAGTGCCGCTCTGGTGGTTCCTGAACCTTGCCTATCGCAGCATAAGTCTCGCGCGCTGGTCGGCCACACCGGCGATGCGGCTTCTGGCCATCGAATTTCGCACCAATCGCGGGGCGCGGCTTGATCAGGTCGAAGCATTCCTGCACTCGCTGGGATTCGTCATGTCCTGCACATTCTTCCCGCTACAACTCCTGTCGATCCTGCTGATGGGGCTCTCACCGCGCGGGCAAGGGTTGAGCGATCATCTGATGGGCACGTTCGCCCTCAACCGGCGCGCCGTTAGCTGA
- a CDS encoding DUF2852 domain-containing protein: MTPAATYSYSRPRMGWFRRSENWLDEKGKGAWIAAMVLGFVFFWPIGLALLFYMLWSKRMFAQSCGHRRNRSSRRHGADFSFDIRTRHGTGNVAFDAYKEETLRRLEEEQEQFETFLQRLRAAKDKAEFDQFMDDRTRQAADDHADNDDDDRGDDDDDTTELREPKRS, from the coding sequence ATGACACCCGCCGCAACCTATTCTTATTCCCGGCCCCGCATGGGCTGGTTCCGCCGTTCCGAAAACTGGCTCGACGAGAAAGGCAAAGGCGCCTGGATCGCGGCCATGGTGCTGGGCTTCGTTTTCTTCTGGCCCATCGGCCTTGCCCTGCTCTTCTATATGCTCTGGAGTAAACGCATGTTCGCACAATCCTGCGGCCACCGCCGCAACCGCTCATCCCGCCGCCATGGTGCCGATTTCAGCTTCGACATCCGCACCCGGCACGGCACCGGCAACGTCGCCTTTGACGCCTATAAGGAAGAAACCCTGCGCCGCCTTGAAGAGGAGCAGGAACAGTTCGAAACCTTCCTGCAACGTCTGCGCGCGGCAAAGGACAAGGCCGAGTTCGATCAGTTCATGGACGACCGCACCCGTCAGGCCGCCGATGATCACGCCGATAACGATGATGATGATCGCGGCGATGACGACGACGACACCACAGAGCTGCGCGAACCCAAGCGCAGCTGA
- a CDS encoding YbaK/EbsC family protein: MSKSLTRVRTALEGTSAIVLEPGPARTAEMAAQAVGCEVDQIAKSIIFRGEESGTALLFITAGGNQVDPAKASALAGEPLGKADAALIRAQTGFAIGGVAPVGHLNPIRAFFDRRLGEFSLVFAAAGTPRHVFSLSPGDLMQLSGAQDADFTA, from the coding sequence ATGTCCAAATCGCTCACCCGCGTCCGCACAGCCCTTGAAGGCACGTCCGCCATTGTACTTGAACCCGGCCCGGCACGCACCGCTGAAATGGCGGCGCAAGCAGTCGGCTGCGAGGTTGACCAAATCGCCAAGTCGATCATCTTCCGGGGAGAGGAAAGCGGTACCGCCCTGCTTTTCATTACGGCGGGGGGCAATCAGGTTGATCCGGCCAAAGCCTCTGCGCTCGCCGGAGAGCCGCTGGGCAAGGCCGATGCCGCCCTGATCCGCGCCCAGACCGGCTTTGCCATTGGCGGGGTTGCCCCGGTTGGCCATCTCAACCCGATCCGCGCTTTTTTCGACCGCCGACTTGGCGAGTTTTCCCTCGTGTTCGCCGCCGCGGGCACTCCACGGCACGTGTTTTCGCTTTCTCCGGGTGATCTGATGCAGCTTTCCGGTGCGCAAGATGCCGATTTCACCGCCTGA